GCAATCTTGGCGTTATTTAGTACAAATTGGGCATTACATTCAACGCTCTTACCGTTGGTCTTATGATATATTTTGTCCAATAAAAATGGAGTGACATTCTTTCCAGATATTTCTAGCACTTTCGCTTCTTGCAAAGCATCCTCAATGATagagttgatgaagttaaGGTCCAATGCAGATTCTAATGGAGGTGGAATACAGAACAATTGGCCATTATCCAAACCCATGTTTAGACTTGCAAATATCATAGATGCGGCTTCTTTGGGAGACGAAAATTCAAACGGAGACGCAACATTGGAAGATCTTGTGTAAAATCCAGGGACATGTTTTCCGAAAGGGGCATTGCCGTCATTAAACGTACAAACAGGAACTCCCTTGGTTTCTAAATATTCCATTGTTCTTGGAACATCCAAGATTGACTTGGGTCCACTGCAGACAACTGCAACATCTGTTCGAGAcaattcctccaaatcGGCACTGACATCCATGGTCACTTCACCATTTCTATGAACACCTCCCAATCCTCCTGTCGCAAAAACTTTTATTCCCGCCATTTTGGAAAGCATCATAGTGCTGGCTATAGTGGTTCCCCCCGTTAAACCGCGTGCCACTACATACGGAATATCTCTTCTCGACGTTTTATGTTTTGGAAGTCCAGATGATGCTGGATCTGCCAACAATCTCAGGTCCTCAGTGCTCAAGCCAACTTTCGGACTGCCATTAATGAACGCAATTGTAGCCGGGATGGCACTCTGGTCTCTTATAACATGCTCTACCTCATTGGCAAGCTCCAAGTTTTGTGGATAGGGCAAGCCATGGGTAATGATGGTGGACTCCAATGACACCACAGGGATGTTATTTTTCACAGCATGCTGGACTTCCTCACTGACAATTGGCGCCGAGTAATGAAGCGGCCGCCTGAAGTTCAAAAAACGGCGCAACATCCTATAAAGAGGCTAAATGATGGTCAATGCAAGGCAGGGCAGACGGCGAGATTGTATGTATATCCAATTTGGGCAAAATCGTCTTTTCTACTTTTGATGTCCAGCCAAAAGGGATTCACCGGAAGCGCGAAAGCGATTATCGCCGAAGATGATCAGCGCTTTGTGGCGCGTCTCCGTAGGCCACACCGCTAGCCATACTTGCTTATACGGCAAAAAGTTGGGGCGGAACAAAGTATTACGGCTTCACCAGCATAATTACTCCGAAGTAACGGTTAACTTTCTCTACATCGATAGAAACAATAAATGATCTGTCCGAAGCATTACGTCTGTCTCACACGTCACCAACAACAGCTCTACGGCTGCCACATAATGTGGAGATGGGGCGGAACAATACCTCGTTCAGCTGCAGAAACCAAAAAAGCAACGTGTTAAATCTTCGAAAGATGCAGTAACTCCGAAGAAAGCTTTGCAATTTCTTGTGAACACTCTATCACTCTATCTAGGTCTAGAACTTACCACTAGATCGCCGGTTTTCTGTGGAACATTAATAATATTAGTAGTCCTCCAACCAAACCTCGAATTTTTTTTACTGCGTAGTGCATTTCTGGTGAAGCATGTACTACCAATAGAGGTATCCCTGTTATCCGTCAAAAAGGTTTTCTTACCGTATCCTAAATCTCTCGGAAAGAgccttctctttttttgtgGATCTACGAAACATTAGGTCTCCTCAAACAGTGTTCGACCCGCTGACTCCCTGATAAGTTGAAATAGGTCGCCAAGGAGATTTCgttcttttttcaagtGTGGCTATCTGTATCCAATGGCTCATAATAACCCACAGCTGGTACAGGAACAACCTTTCTCTCCCGTTTCACAGATTGACGTGAATCCTCGTCAATCACAGGGACAGATACAACAGCAATCAAACACTCTGAGTTCCCCAATAAATCAGGGTGCAGAGAAGTCCAAAAAATCCTCTGGAGGCACTTTTCCCCATCTATTCAACCAGCCCACATTTGATGTTCATACCATGCCTCCAACAAATCCCCCAATCTTTGAGCAATATTATCAACAGCCGTCCCCCTTTTCCCATCCAATCAAAACGCCAAATGTCATAGGTGTACATAACTCCCATCAATATCCATCGGCCGTTTCCCACGCAGGCCTTGGATTTCTGGATGACCAGCAGTTTTTATCCATGAATCCTTCCTACTACAATACGGTCAACGATGACTCAAGTTTATATGCGAACGTAGTTCCTGATGTTCTAAATTTCAACTCAACTTTTGACAACGATGGTATCGTACCTTCAAACCCTCAGTTTCCTACtctgaaaagaaggatATCAATATCCAATGGTCAAATAGGTCAGCTTATACAAGCCACCCATATGtatcaacagcaacagcaaaaAGGGGCAAACTTCGATCAGCAGGAGCTTGTGAAGACGTCTGAACACCAGGCCAGGAAAACACCCACTCACAATATTAAACTGGAAGATAATTCAGAGTTCGTTTCTAGTCTGGACTCTGAAGGTTCTGACACCAAGTCATCCACTATAGTTCTGGATGACGATGGGCTTCCCAAGCACCAGCTGTTGTATAACAACGAAGTCATTTTTAACCCAAATGATACCCTGATTCCTGGGACGAGTGCTTGGAAAAGACAGAAGTTGCTGGAAAGAAACAGGATAGCTGCCTCTAAATGTAGACATAAGAAAAAAgttattcaagaaaagcTGCAGAAGGACGTTGATCTATTTTCTCAGGAGAATAGGttcctttccaaaagaattCAGCTTTTAGAGAAATCTTTGGAACAAATCCAAGCTTTGGTGGATGGTCACATCTCCAATTGCTCCAATGAAGATGATCTGAGCCAAATACGAGAAGCAATAAGGAACCTTCGTGTTGACGAGGGTGCTCTGAAGAAAAACTTCAGGGATTCTATTAAACTAactcaagatgaagattcAGAATAAGGGTGAATCTatttattttcaattccaatgGATGTAATTATTTTTTTAGTCAATGCAATAACCATAAACTTTTCTCTGGACAATTGTCTAGTgtatttcaagaaaaggTCTGTATCGATGGAGCCAGAGTCATGAGATTTGGTGATAATGTCTATCGTATCATTAATGCTTGCCTCTTCCGTTCTGAGATCGTACAATTGGTTGAAGACAACCGTCTCAGCAACAAGAATTTCGTCTATTTTGTCAACACTTTTATCATTGGAAAGATTTTTGATCATATAGGAGGCTTCGGAAATTTTCGATTCTAAGATTTGCTTATTCTTTTTTATCTGTGTTTGATAGTACTTGACTAGTTGGTCGTCTTTTGAGgccaaatctttcaatgctagcaactctttttcaattctttgcaattgagGAAGTATATCTTCGTTGTATAGCAATTTGAGATCTTGTTCCAGCAACACTGAAAGAGATTTATGCAGCGAAGTTAAGAGAGAATGCTGCTCATCTCCCTTATGTGATTGATCAAAGTTCGAGGAAAGCATATCTTTGTAGACATAAGGAACCGTAGCTCCAGGCTGGGGACTTGAGAGGCTCTGTTGGGATGGAGTTGAATGTGAAGAAGTATTGAAGTTGAGAGGTCTACTTGAGTCCGGTGGAGGTGATTGGTATTCCTTGGGCTTTGTAGGCAAAGGAGGTGGTTGACTTGAAGCAAGAACCTCCGATCTAGGGCTGTTCATCGGATTTACTTCATTTGTTGGTAGTCTAGGACTTTGCCTCGGATTATCATATCCTGGAATTGGTGGAGGGGCATGTCGTTTGAACAATGGAAACTCTCTTCCAAAGGCATCACCTATTACCTCGACAAGCTTCAGCAAACGGTTTTCTTGTACCTTTTTGGGATCATTGTACTTATCTGCTCCGTACACCGAATGCCATTGGGAGATAAACGGATGGTAGACCTTCCCATTTGCATCAACGTAGTTGTTGGGGTTGAGGACATGCGTCTCATTTGATGGAGTGACATAAATGGTGGGATGGGAGTTTGGATAATCCAATGGTATCCATATCGTTATAGGTATCTCATATGTCACATTATGATGTTTGCAAGGGATAGAGCCGTATAAACTAAGCAGTAACTGGTCTTGTCCTTTGTTATCGGCAAATACCCTCGTTCTTGGTTTCAATGAAGAGTACTTCATTAGAATCAATGAAACATCCTGATAGCATAGCACAGGATTATGATACTGTGGTTTCAACACCTGAAACAACCATCTGAGGAGAGACTCTGGCAATCCCATGGACAATGGTTAAAGGTGATACGCTGAACTGATCCATCGATAGAGGTTGATAGACGAAATATGTGTGGTGCACGTATTGCTCCTCCCACCTGGCTGCTCGATTGACTGAGAATCCCAACCTTGCAAAGTCAATCATCCAAGGGAACAGAGAGAACATACGCAAAAATGAGTGGGTACGTGACACAAAAAGGTTTTCTTGAACTCCCATCTTGAATACTAACTGTTTCATAGATGGACTGTGATAATAACACTGCTTGTGGTAATTGCCATTGGAACAGGGTTCTGGTTTGTTGCCCCCAAGCAAGACCAAACGTAAGTACAGTTTACACCAGAGAAGGGAACAGAAGAAATAGGAACATTGCCTTACTAACATCTAAGCGTTTGGAGAAGTACAGTGCTGTTAACTTTAGCTATGTGTTGGTTAATGTGGGCGTTCACTTATCTCGCACAATTGCATCCATTGGTAGCCCCAAGGAGATCCGATCTTAGACCAGAATACGCCGAGTAAAATGTGCAAATATAAGAGAAACGGGGTAAAGAAGGGGGAAAAAACATATCTACAAATAAACTCATTATTTTCTACAAATTGTAGCTCCATACAATCAGCCAAGAGGAACAGTCCAACTGAATTGATTGCCTGGTTCACGATCCAGCGATATGAAAGTGCATCGAGGTAAAAAGATGACTTTCAACCACTGGCTTAATCTTCTCCATCTCAGGACTCATAATCCCACCGAAACATAAGAGACCAGAGGCTTAAATGGAGTGTCCCTGGTTTCAAAACATAATCAACAAACTCTGTCTCTTATGTTTCAAATGAACTAGGTTAGGTTGAAAAAAGGatgagagaaaaaaatctATCTTGATAAATATCCACCTGTGTTACCCTGCCTCGAACTATACTCTGAGGGTTTACTTCATCTTATTTCATTACTGTAAACAAGTTCAATCACTATAATATTCGATGGCTCTAGATCTGGGGTCGATCTTGTGGTATTTGCCTCTCAAAGTCTATGGCACGGCCCAAGTGATGGTAGCCATTTTAAGTTTCCTGATCTGGCAACCAATAATGAGCGTTATCGACGTGCTCTTCTATGGTTTGATCAGGCTTCCCATGTCAATACTATTGTTTAAGCTTCTACTGattgaggatgaaaaaCTCCAAGTACATGCTGGCCGTGTTTGGGAATTCTCCAAGATAATGTATCAATTCCTCAGCGCTGCCTTTATCGTTGGCACTTGCGTTGGAGTCTGGCTAGGGCTCAGTCTCATATTGGTTAGCTACCTGCTACTTTGGGAAAAACCAATCTTCACccctttcaaaatttccaatGTCCTCAAGTCAATTGCTGAGTACTTGGGATTCGCAGATTTATGGTCCAAGATTGTCAGTTCTTTCGGAGAACCAAATGCTGAAGGCCGAGAACATAAGACCAAACGATATGTCCTAAGTTTGACCAGTGAACAATTGAAGGCAATGTTGGTTGGAGATAGGAAGAATGTAAACCCAGCTCTAAGCGAAGGTTCTACGTTGGTTGAAAGAACacaaagttcaagaaacaagattGCACGTTCTGTTTCCAACAACTTTagcaagttcaacaattccccaagaagattttctCCTTTATCACCGAAATCCAATATTGAAGTTGTCAACCAGAACTTCCAAAGACCGAGTAGTTCTGGAACTACACGGACCTCTACAAGCACGATGGATTCAGCAGCTTCTACTCTAACTGAGACTTCACTACCCAAGGGCAATTCACCAGTGAGCCATCCAGTACCCCCAGAGTTAACAGTTAATCCATTAGCAATTCCTACACAGCCGTTTTGGAGGTCACCGTCAACATCAGACGTGCAGCAGTTGACAGAAACCCCGAGATCATCACGAAGCCCCAGAGACTCAGTAACCTCAATAGTGGACCCGCAATATGACGACGATAGGTATTTCACTCCAATTGTCTCACCGCAGGCCCCAAGATCGTCTTTTTCGGCATCGAATAACCCCGAGAGCTCTCGAAGTATATCCGATTATGTCATTccagaagaggaagaatgAAGTACTTGTTGAAATATTTCGATTCGCTAACGACCCTGAGGCGTAGAAGTCCCACACGAAACAAAAGACTCCGTTTACTGATCACATTTATTTGGCCTACAATGTTCAATTCTCTGTATCACGCAGGTAATGGAAGAATGAATAACAACGCTTTTGTATCGGACATGGAGCTTCAGTTTCCCATTATCAACGAACAGATCAACTCGCCTCTGATCTTCCACACTAGTAGCGGATCTACTGAATCAGATACGAAAGTAGGAGGAGATCAGGAATACATTTTTGGACCTAGTCCACAACCAAGTGCCAGCAGGTCTGGCATTTCCAGTGGTTCAGAAGTAATGGCATCGACCCGACTTAAATCCCATCCAAAGTCCAAAGTTAGGGAAAAAATTGAACCGAATCCTGAGTGGTCTGAGGAGTCTAAATCAAATATTCCATTGATTCAACGTAGACTTCAGTTGTTTTTGGCAATGAATTACCAGGAAGACCCAGATACTGGTGACTTGATATGTAAATACAACGAAGATGTCAGTGATGCACCGCCAGATCTTGGAAAATCTCTACAAACAATAgaaaaactgaagaaagCTTCTACTGACAAAGCTGGGGGGAATAAACGATTGCCAGACGATAACAGCCTTGAGCTTATTCGCTCCAGTCGAATTGAAATCTTGAAGTTTCTAATCAATGATATTTTACGGGGATCGGGTTTGATTCCAAGAGGAGAGAACTGGTACGCTCTGACCCAATATGTCTCACTTGCCTCTACAACGCCGTCATTATCGGACTTTTCACCCGTCACTTCTTCTGCTTCATCTGTGTCGTCCACATTTTCCCACGCGATGTCAACTCCATCCCCTCAAAGATTGTCAGTGGACATCTTACTAAATCTCAGCGATGCTGAAAACATCTCGGATCAAACGAACGTCTATCAGGCCAAAATATCGCTACATTTTATGAGTACAGCATGTCATCCTACTACGATGATGAACTTCAAAGACACTTTTTTCCCCACCATTACGCACAATTTTAGGTATTTGACTCCAAATTCAAATCCTGGAGGGTTAAAATATGTCAAGCTGCCTACTGATATGGTACTGCTTACCACagaagttgttgttgtatAACTT
This is a stretch of genomic DNA from Komagataella phaffii GS115 chromosome 3, complete sequence. It encodes these proteins:
- a CDS encoding Component of the ESCRT-I complex, which is involved in ubiquitin-dependent sorting of proteins into; translation: MGLPESLLRWLFQVLKPQYHNPVLCYQDVSLILMKYSSLKPRTRVFADNKGQDQLLLSLYGSIPCKHHNVTYEIPITIWIPLDYPNSHPTIYVTPSNETHVLNPNNYVDANGKVYHPFISQWHSVYGADKYNDPKKVQENRLLKLVEVIGDAFGREFPLFKRHAPPPIPGYDNPRQSPRLPTNEVNPMNSPRSEVLASSQPPPLPTKPKEYQSPPPDSSRPLNFNTSSHSTPSQQSLSSPQPGATVPYVYKDMLSSNFDQSHKGDEQHSLLTSLHKSLSVLLEQDLKLLYNEDILPQLQRIEKELLALKDLASKDDQLVKYYQTQIKKNKQILESKISEASYMIKNLSNDKSVDKIDEILVAETVVFNQLYDLRTEEASINDTIDIITKSHDSGSIDTDLFLKYTRQLSREKFMVIALTKKIITSIGIENK
- a CDS encoding Basic leucine zipper (bZIP) transcription factor of the ATF/CREB family, activates transcription of; translation: MAHNNPQLVQEQPFSPVSQIDVNPRQSQGQIQQQSNTLSSPINQGAEKSKKSSGGTFPHLFNQPTFDVHTMPPTNPPIFEQYYQQPSPFSHPIKTPNVIGVHNSHQYPSAVSHAGLGFLDDQQFLSMNPSYYNTVNDDSSLYANVVPDVLNFNSTFDNDGIVPSNPQFPTLKRRISISNGQIGQLIQATHMYQQQQQKGANFDQQELVKTSEHQARKTPTHNIKLEDNSEFVSSLDSEGSDTKSSTIVLDDDGLPKHQLLYNNEVIFNPNDTLIPGTSAWKRQKLLERNRIAASKCRHKKKVIQEKLQKDVDLFSQENRFLSKRIQLLEKSLEQIQALVDGHISNCSNEDDLSQIREAIRNLRVDEGALKKNFRDSIKLTQDEDSE
- a CDS encoding Vacuolar H+ ATPase subunit e of the V-ATPase V0 subcomplex produces the protein MSGVWRSTVLLTLAMCWLMWAFTYLAQLHPLVAPRRSDLRPEYAE